The Vibrio splendidus genome has a window encoding:
- a CDS encoding type II toxin-antitoxin system RelE/ParE family toxin: protein MAEVIWSEPALSDLNDIAEYIALENLVAAKQLVRNIFDKVERLSDFPESGRLPPGLEHLNYREVVVNPCRVFYKQDGDKVYILFVMRAERDLRRFLLSKQ, encoded by the coding sequence ATGGCTGAAGTGATTTGGAGTGAGCCCGCGTTATCGGACCTTAACGATATCGCGGAATACATAGCCCTTGAAAACTTAGTCGCGGCCAAACAGCTGGTTCGAAACATTTTCGACAAAGTTGAACGTCTCAGCGACTTTCCCGAGTCTGGGCGTCTGCCTCCAGGGCTCGAGCACTTAAATTATCGCGAAGTCGTAGTGAATCCATGTCGAGTTTTCTACAAGCAAGACGGTGACAAAGTGTACATCTTGTTTGTGATGCGCGCGGAGCGAGATTTACGTCGATTTTTGCTGAGCAAACAGTAA
- a CDS encoding type II toxin-antitoxin system Phd/YefM family antitoxin, protein MKVELVTSLKRQATKILADLHDTKEPVLITEHGKPSAYLVDVDDYQFMQNRLAILEGIARGERAISEGKSLSHDEAKDKMSKWLK, encoded by the coding sequence ATGAAAGTCGAGCTCGTTACTTCCCTTAAGCGTCAAGCGACCAAAATCCTTGCCGACCTACACGACACCAAAGAGCCCGTGTTGATCACCGAGCATGGCAAACCTTCAGCGTATCTCGTGGATGTTGACGACTATCAGTTTATGCAAAACCGCTTGGCTATCCTCGAAGGGATCGCACGCGGTGAGCGCGCCATTTCTGAAGGCAAGTCGCTGAGCCATGACGAAGCCAAAGACAAGATGTCAAAATGGCTGAAGTGA
- a CDS encoding TRADD-N-associated membrane domain-containing protein: protein MNLIIDIMKELFIAWSRGNKLIKGAIIASCTSVFLSIIAIVLSKFIWEFQPLFEEAALAFAAISGTIVSIIFAFQRSIEVVADDAKVVEAEKRVIESPNQPKAAWDLARLKLESYLNRNLNQVRSIFWLTTLVMIVGFILIGFGVVKAFENPDLLTPAILSAVTGLLINFIGATFLVLYKSTMSQAKEYVAILERINAVGMSVQVLEKIEESNSSLKDQTISDLSKQLLTMYGNVK, encoded by the coding sequence ATGAATTTAATCATCGATATAATGAAAGAGTTATTCATTGCTTGGAGTCGCGGCAATAAGTTGATTAAAGGTGCGATAATTGCCTCATGTACGAGCGTGTTTTTATCAATTATAGCTATAGTATTAAGTAAATTTATTTGGGAATTTCAGCCATTATTTGAGGAGGCAGCACTAGCCTTTGCAGCAATTAGTGGAACTATAGTCAGCATAATCTTTGCGTTTCAACGTTCAATTGAGGTTGTCGCAGATGATGCAAAAGTCGTTGAAGCTGAGAAAAGAGTAATTGAAAGTCCCAATCAACCCAAAGCAGCCTGGGATCTTGCTCGCTTAAAACTTGAGTCATATTTAAATAGAAATTTGAATCAAGTTCGTTCAATTTTTTGGCTTACAACTCTTGTTATGATTGTGGGGTTCATTCTTATCGGCTTTGGTGTGGTGAAAGCCTTTGAGAATCCTGATCTATTAACACCAGCTATACTCTCTGCAGTGACCGGTCTACTGATTAACTTTATCGGAGCTACATTTTTGGTTCTTTATAAATCAACAATGTCACAAGCCAAAGAGTATGTTGCCATATTAGAACGCATCAACGCTGTAGGTATGAGTGTACAGGTGCTTGAAAAAATAGAAGAATCTAATAGCAGCCTAAAAGATCAAACAATCTCGGATCTTTCGAAACAACTTCTTACGATGTACGGCAACGTAAAATAG
- a CDS encoding GGDEF domain-containing protein, producing the protein MRITFESRVRVSIMSDKAFRKLNIFLSIFCLAITLVSLISFNTRMNKSYVITPDKYPTRVNTDRDHDGGTVGSLHKSEDGIELQCDFERTYSLPFCEIEFVISTQGKGLDLSTFDSVTINMDYQGQEDPRFRFYIRNYNKNYSVKGDAMSNKFNRLDFSLPDKNHIDLNYFNVPFWWIDHYNQPITSSAVDITNAVSVELGLGASTLDGHHSLKISSIVFHGKIISKALLGELLIGLWVTYAICYVGCALHIAQRSRTRAAEQQRNLTEEIEELKVKATTDPLTGCRNRTEALDTFYDFEWLAQQGKTIHIALFDLDHFKQINDQHGHEVGDKVLIQFVAIANESLGEQYLLYRWGGEEFLLVCLEQTALQCNESIDNFYLAMDQSPWPKALKVTASTGVTQLKEHESIRTAIKRADKALYQAKDNGRNQVVTFY; encoded by the coding sequence TTGCGCATTACATTCGAATCACGTGTACGGGTCAGTATCATGAGCGACAAAGCATTCCGAAAACTCAACATATTCCTTTCGATTTTTTGCCTAGCAATCACGCTAGTGTCGTTGATCTCTTTTAATACGCGCATGAATAAGAGCTACGTTATTACACCCGACAAATACCCTACACGCGTTAACACAGACAGAGACCACGATGGTGGCACCGTAGGCTCATTACATAAGTCAGAAGATGGAATTGAGTTACAGTGTGACTTTGAACGGACCTATAGCTTACCCTTCTGCGAAATTGAGTTCGTTATATCGACACAAGGTAAAGGGCTCGATCTCTCTACGTTCGATTCGGTCACCATTAATATGGATTACCAAGGCCAAGAAGACCCAAGGTTTCGCTTCTACATTCGTAATTACAACAAGAATTACAGCGTGAAAGGTGATGCTATGTCGAACAAGTTCAATCGCTTAGACTTCTCGCTACCAGATAAAAACCACATCGACTTAAACTACTTCAACGTTCCTTTTTGGTGGATTGATCATTACAACCAACCTATTACTAGTAGCGCGGTAGACATCACAAACGCGGTGTCTGTTGAGCTCGGGCTTGGAGCCAGCACGCTTGATGGACATCATTCACTTAAGATCTCCAGCATTGTTTTCCACGGTAAAATCATCAGCAAAGCTTTGTTAGGTGAACTCTTAATTGGATTATGGGTGACCTATGCCATCTGTTATGTAGGTTGTGCGTTACACATCGCACAGCGAAGCAGAACGCGTGCAGCAGAGCAACAACGCAATTTGACCGAAGAAATTGAAGAGCTCAAGGTAAAGGCAACAACCGATCCGTTGACCGGATGTAGAAACCGAACCGAAGCGTTAGATACCTTCTATGATTTCGAATGGCTAGCGCAACAAGGAAAAACGATTCACATCGCGTTGTTTGATTTAGACCATTTTAAGCAGATCAACGATCAACATGGCCATGAAGTGGGTGACAAAGTACTTATTCAGTTTGTCGCAATTGCGAACGAGAGCCTTGGTGAGCAGTATTTACTTTATCGCTGGGGTGGTGAGGAGTTCCTTTTAGTTTGCCTGGAACAAACTGCGCTACAGTGTAACGAATCTATCGATAATTTTTACCTAGCAATGGACCAAAGCCCTTGGCCTAAAGCGCTTAAAGTAACGGCTTCGACTGGAGTAACGCAGCTTAAGGAGCATGAATCGATACGTACGGCCATCAAACGTGCAGACAAAGCGCTCTACCAAGCGAAAGACAACGGACGAAACCAAGTCGTTACGTTTTATTAA
- a CDS encoding YoaH family protein: MLNDLPTLSHEEQQKAVERIQEMMTQGISTGQAIKIVAEQIREEMSNKEE, encoded by the coding sequence ATGCTAAACGACTTACCAACCCTTTCTCACGAAGAACAACAGAAAGCTGTTGAACGAATTCAAGAAATGATGACTCAGGGCATCAGCACAGGACAAGCGATTAAAATTGTTGCTGAGCAAATTCGTGAAGAAATGAGTAATAAAGAAGAGTAG
- a CDS encoding conjugal transfer protein TraF yields MKNTTKLLAASIAFASLPLSAANYAIEARGDAMGGVGVVSANFLTAPFYNPALVAIYRRNDDMGMITPSFGGSYNDPNDMKSNIDSVVDASNTAELDAALNKLDGNQANVELGGVVAFALPNQFIAANLFAKAYTESFATPNVYTTGSDADKVELSTVEAVSIGVAEVGLSLAKYQTFMGQHISFGITPKIQRIYTYNYVASVDDYDLSDVRENSDGETAFNMDAGALWFFGPFRVGVAATNLISRDIETKDTTRTLNSSTSTATHQVGGKYTYQLEPVYTVGAGIVSDYFSFSVDYDLNETEKFTSFADNEQMISVGTEVDLLRQLKLRGGYYKNLAYSDSEGTVTAGIGISPLNLFQLDLSANYTNENAMGASINFLASY; encoded by the coding sequence ATGAAAAATACGACTAAACTACTCGCAGCATCAATTGCATTCGCCAGTCTTCCTCTTTCAGCAGCAAACTACGCCATTGAAGCGCGTGGTGATGCGATGGGTGGTGTTGGTGTTGTTTCAGCAAACTTCCTAACCGCTCCATTCTATAACCCAGCACTTGTTGCCATTTATCGTCGTAACGATGATATGGGAATGATCACGCCAAGTTTTGGTGGTAGCTATAACGACCCCAACGACATGAAATCGAACATCGATAGTGTTGTTGATGCATCAAACACCGCAGAACTCGATGCGGCGCTGAACAAATTGGATGGCAACCAAGCCAATGTTGAACTGGGTGGTGTAGTCGCCTTTGCTCTTCCTAATCAGTTTATCGCGGCAAACCTTTTCGCAAAAGCCTACACAGAATCATTTGCAACACCTAACGTTTACACAACAGGTTCGGATGCAGATAAAGTGGAACTGTCTACCGTTGAAGCGGTTTCAATCGGTGTCGCAGAAGTCGGCCTTTCTTTAGCAAAATACCAAACCTTTATGGGTCAACACATCTCATTTGGTATCACACCTAAAATCCAACGTATTTACACGTACAACTATGTTGCATCGGTTGATGATTACGACTTATCTGATGTAAGAGAAAACAGTGACGGCGAAACGGCATTTAACATGGATGCAGGTGCGCTTTGGTTCTTCGGCCCATTCCGAGTGGGTGTTGCAGCAACTAACTTAATCTCTCGAGACATCGAAACCAAAGATACGACGAGAACGCTAAACAGCAGCACAAGTACTGCGACACACCAAGTTGGTGGTAAATACACTTATCAACTTGAACCGGTATACACAGTGGGTGCCGGCATCGTATCGGATTACTTTTCTTTCAGTGTTGATTACGACCTAAACGAGACTGAGAAGTTTACTTCGTTTGCTGATAACGAACAGATGATTAGTGTTGGTACCGAAGTCGATCTTCTGCGTCAGCTTAAGTTAAGGGGAGGGTACTACAAGAACCTAGCTTACTCTGATTCGGAAGGAACAGTCACAGCCGGTATTGGTATCTCGCCACTCAACTTGTTCCAGTTAGATCTAAGTGCGAACTACACAAACGAAAATGCAATGGGTGCTTCAATCAATTTCCTTGCTAGTTACTAA
- a CDS encoding DUF2861 family protein, with amino-acid sequence MKKAFLPLLMLSCVVNTAQAADWFKSSDTLTQVHKHLLDNDLPQMFDSLVEVWQINSSQSREDHLNELFDQALNKDCGKTLTRKTLPDWISSVVVKRHIIQSPGRDTFRVSIDVESENNIQDITFEKWVDKIVSSDSELTKDSEVVNNASVSLYRKRYNLASQLESGLYRLSVKGDGGNSWSTWIILGDVAFRQQVRWASKDTWRIDKKELLNPYCPLPKLEIGLYDYVDEHYEQVWGKSYESDYPMNLTGEELPNDRYVLAVSMVHSRWQGDIAIEQAQTISKTYDISSEEELK; translated from the coding sequence ATGAAAAAAGCCTTCCTTCCACTATTAATGTTGTCTTGCGTGGTGAATACCGCGCAAGCTGCAGATTGGTTTAAGAGTAGCGATACTCTAACTCAAGTTCATAAACACCTGTTGGATAATGACTTACCTCAGATGTTTGATTCACTAGTGGAAGTTTGGCAAATCAACTCTTCTCAATCACGAGAAGACCACCTCAATGAGCTGTTCGATCAAGCATTGAACAAAGATTGTGGTAAAACCCTCACCAGAAAAACACTCCCAGATTGGATCAGTTCAGTCGTCGTTAAAAGACACATCATTCAAAGCCCTGGCCGAGATACTTTTCGCGTATCGATTGATGTTGAATCCGAAAACAACATTCAAGATATCACCTTCGAGAAATGGGTCGATAAGATTGTTTCATCGGACAGTGAGCTAACCAAAGACAGTGAAGTGGTAAACAACGCATCGGTGAGCCTATACCGCAAGCGTTACAATTTAGCATCTCAACTTGAGTCAGGCCTGTATCGTTTAAGTGTGAAAGGCGATGGCGGTAATTCATGGAGTACTTGGATTATTCTTGGTGACGTTGCTTTTCGACAGCAAGTTCGTTGGGCATCAAAAGACACGTGGCGCATCGATAAAAAAGAACTGCTGAACCCTTATTGTCCGCTTCCTAAGCTCGAAATTGGTTTGTACGATTACGTCGATGAACACTATGAGCAGGTGTGGGGCAAGAGCTATGAATCTGATTATCCAATGAACCTAACTGGCGAAGAACTTCCAAATGATCGCTACGTTTTGGCGGTTTCAATGGTGCATTCACGCTGGCAAGGTGACATAGCGATAGAACAAGCACAAACTATCAGTAAAACTTATGATATTTCTAGCGAAGAAGAGTTAAAGTAA
- the vxrB gene encoding response regulator transcription factor VxrB, producing the protein MKQTLLLVEDDKNLADGLLVSLEQAGYECLHAELISEVEGYWEQADLVILDRQLPDGDSVDSLPGWKKKKDIPVILLTALVTVKDKVAGLDSGANDYLTKPFAEAELFARIRAQLRLPDAEDQDASKVMAQNLVIDKATREVFFNELEVTLTRTEFDLLLFLASNLGRVFTRDELLDHVWGYNHFPTTRTVDTHVLQLRQKLPGLEIETLRGVGYKMKA; encoded by the coding sequence GTGAAACAGACATTGCTTCTCGTTGAAGATGATAAAAATTTAGCTGACGGTTTATTAGTTAGCCTTGAGCAAGCTGGATATGAATGTTTGCATGCAGAACTGATCTCTGAAGTTGAAGGCTACTGGGAACAAGCGGACCTAGTGATTCTAGACCGTCAACTTCCTGATGGTGACTCAGTAGATTCACTTCCAGGTTGGAAGAAAAAGAAAGACATCCCAGTTATTTTGCTAACGGCTCTCGTCACAGTAAAAGACAAAGTTGCGGGCCTAGACTCAGGTGCAAACGACTATCTAACTAAGCCTTTCGCTGAAGCTGAATTGTTTGCTCGAATTCGCGCGCAGTTACGCCTGCCTGATGCTGAAGATCAAGACGCATCAAAAGTGATGGCTCAAAATCTGGTTATCGATAAAGCGACACGTGAAGTGTTTTTCAATGAACTGGAAGTCACGTTAACGCGTACTGAGTTCGACCTACTGCTATTTTTGGCAAGCAACCTTGGCCGTGTTTTCACACGTGATGAGCTGCTTGACCATGTATGGGGTTACAACCATTTCCCAACAACACGTACGGTAGACACGCACGTTCTGCAACTAAGACAGAAACTGCCGGGTCTCGAAATCGAAACGCTGCGTGGCGTTGGTTACAAGATGAAAGCGTAA
- the vxrA gene encoding sensor histidine kinase VxrA, with the protein MNLRWFVIIKRTFTLLIATLSVSANALADSLPERIDNFTKLFDHETAIESYDIRLLQADYPTRLIMPSSMLPQTAEYPLKDIQRLYQLSKTCSGKLPLSPLITEPLVFTRAMCKGTKLSDRWFSRSGLIHPGGGSYAARYVEKYPDKFDSLKRFMHIQERPNTEHDELLSRLQNMDSEAITALLAGASMFVELDEMWVKRGDRYYLYKESDWNENATLSGLSFSLSSEGKSCFVQRGNVCWEIEDHSELLQVAMFILVLANIMLVLGWAVYRWNSKKQEMKSRMLVLQILTHELRTPIASLSLTVEGFRREFEHLPESVYDEFRRLCEDTRRLRQLAEASKDYLQSDNQPLATEWVPSVEEWLQYKVEEEFAPGIELRVNKDIAAKINVYWLGTCIDNLIRNAVKYGVAPVILELNTSDKKLTFKVIDNGDLSRKDWGQLRKPFVSKSGLGLGLTIVESMVGKMGGHMTLIGPPTTFILEIPCETDIASR; encoded by the coding sequence ATGAATTTGCGTTGGTTTGTGATCATCAAAAGAACATTTACTCTTCTTATCGCTACGTTATCTGTGTCTGCAAACGCGCTTGCTGACTCTTTACCTGAGCGTATCGATAATTTCACCAAACTCTTTGATCATGAAACCGCAATCGAATCTTATGATATTCGATTGTTGCAGGCTGATTATCCAACACGTTTGATCATGCCGTCTTCTATGCTGCCACAAACCGCAGAGTACCCATTAAAAGACATACAGCGCTTATACCAGTTATCAAAAACCTGTAGCGGGAAATTACCGTTAAGCCCGTTGATCACCGAGCCTTTGGTCTTTACTCGTGCAATGTGTAAAGGAACCAAGCTTTCTGACCGTTGGTTTAGCCGTAGTGGCTTGATTCACCCAGGTGGTGGTTCCTATGCGGCGCGATACGTAGAGAAGTACCCTGACAAGTTCGACTCTTTGAAACGCTTTATGCATATTCAAGAGCGTCCAAACACTGAACATGATGAACTGTTATCTCGTTTACAAAACATGGACAGTGAGGCCATCACGGCACTGTTAGCCGGTGCTAGCATGTTTGTCGAGCTTGACGAAATGTGGGTAAAACGCGGCGACAGATATTACCTGTACAAAGAATCAGACTGGAATGAAAACGCGACACTTTCTGGATTATCGTTCAGTTTATCTTCAGAAGGCAAAAGCTGTTTTGTTCAGCGCGGTAATGTATGTTGGGAAATAGAAGATCATTCAGAGCTTCTGCAAGTCGCCATGTTTATCTTGGTGCTCGCCAACATCATGCTTGTTTTGGGGTGGGCAGTTTACCGTTGGAACAGTAAGAAACAAGAGATGAAGAGCCGCATGCTGGTGCTTCAAATCCTAACGCACGAATTAAGAACGCCGATTGCAAGTTTGTCATTGACGGTTGAAGGGTTCAGACGCGAGTTCGAACACTTACCAGAATCAGTATATGATGAGTTTCGTAGGCTGTGTGAAGATACACGCCGTTTAAGACAGTTGGCAGAAGCAAGTAAAGACTATTTGCAATCAGACAACCAACCGCTCGCAACAGAGTGGGTACCAAGCGTTGAAGAGTGGCTTCAATACAAAGTTGAAGAAGAATTTGCACCGGGTATTGAACTCCGTGTAAACAAAGACATTGCTGCAAAAATAAACGTATATTGGTTAGGAACGTGCATCGACAACCTGATCAGAAACGCCGTGAAATACGGTGTCGCACCAGTGATACTAGAACTGAATACTTCTGACAAGAAGCTGACATTCAAAGTTATAGATAATGGAGACTTGTCCCGCAAAGATTGGGGGCAACTAAGAAAGCCATTCGTAAGTAAGAGTGGACTCGGTTTAGGTCTGACGATAGTGGAATCTATGGTCGGAAAAATGGGCGGTCACATGACGCTTATCGGCCCCCCAACAACATTTATTTTGGAGATACCTTGTGAAACAGACATTGCTTCTCGTTGA
- the pntB gene encoding Re/Si-specific NAD(P)(+) transhydrogenase subunit beta — protein sequence MSEGLVQAAYIVAAVFFIMSLAGLSKQESARAGNYYGITGMAIALIATIFGPHSAGIVWIIIAMVIGGGIGIHFAKKVEMTEMPELVAILHSFVGMAAVLVGYNSYIDAPEAATHAEHVIHLVEVFLGVFIGAVTFTGSIVAFGKLRGVISSSALNIPHKHKWNLAAIVASTLLMIMFVKADGSMFALMVMTLIAFAFGYHLVASIGGADMPVVVSMLNSYSGWAAAAAGFMLANDLLIVTGALVGSSGAILSYIMCKAMNRSFISVIAGGFGQDVVVSDGDEEQGEHRETSAEDVADMLKNSKSVIITPGYGMAVAQAQYPVHEITDKLRAQGITVRFGIHPVAGRLPGHMNVLLAEAKVPYDIVLEMDEINDDFDETDTVLVIGANDTVNPAALEDPNSPIAGMPVLEVWNAQNVIVFKRSMNTGYAGVQNPLFFKENTQMLFGDAKKSCLSILEHL from the coding sequence ATGTCTGAAGGATTAGTACAAGCAGCTTATATTGTTGCTGCTGTATTCTTTATAATGAGCCTGGCCGGGTTATCGAAACAGGAATCTGCACGTGCAGGTAACTATTACGGTATCACGGGTATGGCAATCGCGTTGATCGCGACGATCTTTGGCCCTCATTCTGCAGGAATTGTGTGGATCATCATTGCTATGGTGATCGGTGGTGGTATTGGTATCCACTTCGCGAAGAAAGTAGAAATGACCGAAATGCCAGAGCTGGTGGCAATTCTGCATAGCTTCGTAGGTATGGCGGCGGTACTTGTTGGTTACAACAGCTACATTGATGCACCAGAAGCGGCAACGCATGCAGAGCACGTTATCCACTTAGTGGAAGTGTTCCTAGGCGTGTTTATTGGTGCGGTAACCTTCACCGGTTCTATTGTCGCATTTGGTAAGCTTCGCGGCGTTATCTCTTCGTCGGCACTGAACATCCCTCATAAGCACAAGTGGAACCTAGCGGCTATCGTTGCTTCTACATTGCTCATGATCATGTTCGTTAAAGCTGACGGCAGCATGTTCGCATTAATGGTGATGACTCTTATCGCATTCGCATTCGGTTACCACCTAGTGGCATCGATTGGCGGCGCAGATATGCCAGTGGTTGTTTCTATGCTGAACTCGTACTCCGGTTGGGCAGCAGCGGCAGCAGGTTTCATGCTTGCGAACGATCTGCTTATCGTAACGGGTGCGTTGGTAGGTTCATCAGGTGCGATTCTGTCTTACATCATGTGTAAGGCGATGAACCGTTCGTTCATTAGTGTTATCGCTGGTGGATTCGGCCAAGACGTGGTTGTATCTGATGGCGATGAAGAGCAGGGTGAACACCGCGAAACATCAGCTGAAGATGTGGCAGACATGTTGAAAAACTCAAAGTCAGTCATCATCACTCCAGGGTACGGAATGGCAGTAGCTCAAGCTCAATACCCAGTGCATGAAATCACTGACAAGCTAAGAGCGCAGGGCATCACAGTTCGATTTGGTATCCACCCGGTTGCTGGTAGGTTACCGGGTCACATGAATGTACTACTTGCTGAAGCAAAAGTGCCTTACGATATCGTTCTTGAAATGGACGAAATCAACGATGACTTCGATGAGACAGATACTGTATTGGTTATTGGTGCAAATGACACCGTGAACCCTGCAGCACTTGAAGATCCAAACAGCCCAATTGCTGGTATGCCAGTACTTGAAGTTTGGAATGCTCAGAATGTTATCGTATTCAAACGTTCGATGAACACAGGTTACGCCGGTGTGCAAAACCCACTGTTCTTCAAAGAGAATACGCAGATGCTGTTTGGTGATGCTAAAAAGAGCTGTCTAAGCATCTTAGAGCATCTATAG
- the pntA gene encoding Re/Si-specific NAD(P)(+) transhydrogenase subunit alpha, protein MQIGVPRETLAGETRVAASPKSVEQLLKLGFEVCVESQAGALASFEDAAYEQAGAKVVTADEAWKSDIIFKVNAPIVDESKNEIDLLKDGATLVSFIWPAQNPELMEQLSTRSINVMAMDSVPRISRAQALDALSSMANIAGYRAVVEAAHEFGRFFTGQITAAGKVPPAKVLVAGAGVAGLAAIGAAGSLGAIVRSFDVRPEVKEQVESMGAEFLEVDFKEDTSAGDGYAKEMSEAFNKKAEELYAAQAKDVDIIITTALIPGRPAPKLITKEMVDSMSAGSVIVDLAAANGGNCEYTVADKVITTANGVKVVGYTDMVGRLPTQSSQLYATNLVNLLKLLCKEKDGNINIDFEDVVLRGVTVVKEGEVTWPAPPIQVSAQPQQQAKPKAVRPEPKVQEPVSPIKKAAGMAVAVGAFAWIASVAPAAFLSHFTVFVLACVVGYYVVWNVSHSLHTPLMSVTNAISGIIVVGALLQIGQGSGVVTFLSFIAVLIASINIFGGFTVTKRMLEMFRKD, encoded by the coding sequence ATGCAAATTGGTGTACCAAGAGAAACACTCGCAGGTGAAACGCGAGTCGCTGCTTCGCCGAAATCGGTAGAACAGCTTCTAAAATTAGGGTTTGAAGTTTGTGTTGAATCACAAGCAGGTGCGTTAGCAAGTTTTGAAGATGCAGCTTATGAACAAGCTGGAGCAAAAGTTGTTACCGCAGATGAAGCTTGGAAATCCGATATTATCTTTAAAGTTAACGCTCCGATCGTTGACGAGTCTAAAAACGAAATCGATCTACTTAAAGATGGCGCAACATTGGTCAGCTTTATTTGGCCTGCTCAAAATCCAGAATTGATGGAACAATTGTCTACTCGTAGCATCAACGTGATGGCGATGGATTCAGTTCCACGAATTTCGAGAGCTCAGGCGCTAGATGCATTGAGTTCTATGGCAAACATCGCCGGTTATCGTGCCGTTGTTGAAGCGGCACATGAGTTTGGTCGATTCTTCACGGGTCAAATTACGGCGGCAGGTAAAGTTCCACCAGCGAAAGTATTGGTTGCTGGTGCGGGTGTTGCTGGCCTAGCGGCTATTGGTGCTGCAGGTAGTTTGGGTGCGATCGTTCGTTCATTCGATGTTCGTCCTGAAGTAAAAGAGCAAGTCGAATCTATGGGCGCTGAATTCTTGGAAGTCGATTTCAAGGAAGATACCAGCGCGGGTGATGGCTACGCAAAAGAGATGTCTGAAGCATTCAACAAGAAAGCGGAAGAGCTTTATGCGGCTCAAGCAAAAGACGTCGATATCATTATTACAACGGCGCTGATCCCAGGTCGCCCGGCACCTAAGCTGATTACCAAAGAGATGGTAGACAGCATGAGTGCAGGTAGCGTCATTGTGGATCTTGCCGCTGCGAATGGCGGTAACTGTGAATACACGGTTGCAGATAAAGTGATCACAACCGCTAATGGCGTGAAAGTGGTAGGTTACACCGATATGGTTGGTCGACTGCCGACTCAATCATCTCAGCTATACGCGACTAACTTAGTTAACCTGCTGAAACTGCTTTGCAAAGAGAAAGATGGCAACATCAATATCGACTTTGAAGATGTCGTCTTACGTGGCGTAACGGTGGTTAAAGAGGGCGAAGTGACTTGGCCAGCTCCACCAATTCAAGTTTCTGCTCAACCACAACAACAAGCTAAGCCTAAAGCGGTGAGACCTGAACCAAAAGTTCAAGAACCTGTCTCTCCAATTAAAAAAGCGGCGGGGATGGCAGTTGCTGTTGGTGCTTTCGCTTGGATAGCTTCGGTTGCTCCTGCTGCGTTCTTATCTCACTTTACCGTTTTTGTTCTCGCTTGTGTGGTGGGTTATTACGTAGTTTGGAATGTAAGCCATTCACTGCATACACCTCTGATGTCCGTAACTAACGCGATTTCAGGGATCATTGTAGTAGGCGCACTGTTACAGATAGGACAAGGAAGTGGCGTCGTCACATTTTTATCATTTATTGCCGTATTAATTGCAAGTATCAATATCTTTGGTGGCTTTACCGTGACCAAACGTATGCTTGAAATGTTCCGTAAAGACTAA
- a CDS encoding HlyU family transcriptional regulator, with product MGFFSRLFGGKEKTEQKVEIEPVEYKGFNIYQDAIAESGQYRVAGRIEKEFDGEIKTHRFIRSDVVSNKQDADELMLKKSQMLIDQMGDNIFS from the coding sequence GTGGGATTCTTTTCTAGATTATTTGGTGGCAAAGAAAAAACCGAACAAAAAGTAGAGATTGAGCCAGTCGAATATAAAGGTTTCAATATCTATCAAGATGCCATTGCAGAATCTGGTCAATACCGTGTTGCTGGGCGAATCGAGAAAGAATTCGACGGTGAAATCAAAACTCATCGTTTTATTCGTTCAGATGTTGTTTCAAACAAACAAGATGCCGATGAATTGATGCTCAAAAAATCGCAGATGCTCATCGACCAAATGGGCGACAATATATTTAGCTAA